In a single window of the Leifsonia sp. 1010 genome:
- a CDS encoding ABC transporter permease: MTATVSAPAAGTAPGPDRTKAKRRSGGGLGRYILVRALLIIPTIFILVTVVFFLMRSTGDPITAALGGKLPPAQLAERVHEAGYDRPIIVQYFEYLGQLLRGDFGTTFTDNQPVTQVLLTYGAATLELAFYALIVAFIVGIPLGLIAAYFRDKAPDAGLRIMAILFYATPVFFVGLVLKLIFSIWLGWLPVAGRASTSSELEMQTLDNKTGIYLIDAFQTGDPAVVGDVLMHAILPGLALGLLTAGIFLRLVRTNVIGTLSTDYVDAARSRGVGESRLLRKHAYRPALIPIITVIGLQIALLLGGAVLTESTFEWKGLGFQLVHYLQARDFVAVQGMVVLLAVIVTLTNFVVDVISALIDPRVRY, from the coding sequence ATGACAGCGACTGTCAGCGCCCCGGCGGCCGGGACCGCCCCCGGGCCGGACCGGACGAAGGCGAAGCGACGATCCGGAGGCGGCCTCGGCCGCTACATCCTCGTCCGCGCCCTTCTCATCATCCCGACCATCTTCATCCTGGTCACCGTCGTCTTCTTCCTGATGCGGTCGACCGGAGACCCGATCACCGCGGCGCTCGGCGGGAAGCTGCCCCCGGCGCAGCTCGCCGAGCGCGTGCACGAGGCCGGCTATGACCGGCCGATCATCGTCCAGTACTTCGAGTACCTCGGCCAGCTGCTGCGCGGCGACTTCGGGACGACGTTCACCGACAACCAGCCGGTCACCCAGGTGCTGCTGACGTACGGCGCAGCAACGCTGGAGCTCGCGTTCTACGCGCTGATCGTCGCCTTCATCGTCGGCATCCCGCTCGGCCTGATCGCCGCCTACTTCCGTGACAAGGCCCCGGACGCGGGCCTGCGGATCATGGCGATCCTCTTCTACGCCACCCCGGTCTTCTTCGTCGGGCTCGTGCTGAAGCTCATCTTCTCCATCTGGCTGGGCTGGCTCCCGGTCGCCGGACGCGCATCGACGAGCTCCGAGCTGGAGATGCAGACGCTCGACAACAAGACCGGCATCTACCTGATCGACGCGTTCCAGACCGGCGACCCGGCCGTGGTCGGCGACGTGCTGATGCACGCCATCCTCCCGGGACTCGCCCTCGGTCTGCTGACCGCCGGCATCTTCCTCCGGCTGGTCCGCACCAACGTGATCGGGACGCTGTCGACCGACTACGTCGACGCGGCGCGATCGCGCGGTGTCGGCGAATCGCGGCTCCTGCGCAAGCACGCCTACCGCCCGGCGCTCATCCCGATCATCACGGTCATCGGCCTGCAGATCGCCCTGCTCCTCGGCGGTGCCGTGCTGACGGAGTCGACGTTCGAGTGGAAGGGCCTCGGCTTCCAGCTCGTCCACTACCTGCAGGCGCGCGACTTCGTGGCCGTGCAGGGCATGGTCGTGCTGCTCGCCGTCATCGTGACCCTCACCAACTTCGTGGTCGACGTCATCTCGGCCCTCATCGACCCGAGAGTGAGGTACTGA
- a CDS encoding D-isomer specific 2-hydroxyacid dehydrogenase family protein: MDETEQTGTPSHHRAVLAVETTALPEDQRPESGPIAVLPQPSQRFVDAVESAGGTVEPLSERTRGVVWLSNTQAAEFPAVLHAHPGIGWVQLPWAGVDAFADVLATEDRPGLIWTSAKGAYAQPVAEHALVLSLALLRVIPKRVRARSWATEQEGRSLYGLDVVIVGAGGIALELMRLLEPFGVRVTIVRRTASPVEGAVRTVTADRLSEVLPSADLVVVAAALTGGTRHLFGADEFAAMKDTAYLVNIARGGLVDTDALLEALRSGTIAGVGIDVTDPEPLPDGHPLWDEPNVIITPHQADTPEMTAPLLAERIRLNVHAFLDDGRFVGVVDPSAGY, encoded by the coding sequence ATGGACGAGACCGAGCAGACCGGGACGCCGTCGCATCACCGGGCCGTGCTGGCCGTCGAGACGACTGCGCTTCCGGAGGATCAGCGGCCGGAGTCCGGACCGATCGCCGTGCTGCCGCAGCCGTCGCAGCGGTTCGTGGATGCCGTCGAGTCGGCCGGCGGGACGGTCGAGCCGCTCTCCGAACGGACACGCGGTGTGGTCTGGCTGTCCAACACGCAGGCGGCCGAGTTCCCGGCGGTGCTGCACGCGCATCCCGGCATCGGCTGGGTGCAGCTGCCCTGGGCCGGTGTGGATGCGTTCGCCGACGTCCTCGCGACCGAGGACCGCCCGGGGCTGATCTGGACCAGCGCGAAGGGCGCCTACGCGCAGCCCGTGGCCGAGCACGCCCTGGTGCTGAGCCTCGCGCTGCTGCGGGTGATCCCGAAGCGCGTTCGTGCCCGGTCGTGGGCGACGGAGCAGGAGGGACGGTCGCTGTACGGCCTCGACGTCGTCATCGTCGGCGCCGGCGGCATCGCCCTGGAGCTGATGCGGCTGCTCGAGCCGTTCGGTGTGCGCGTCACCATCGTCCGGCGCACCGCATCACCGGTGGAGGGTGCCGTCCGCACCGTGACCGCCGACCGGCTCAGCGAGGTGCTGCCCTCGGCCGACCTCGTGGTCGTCGCCGCCGCGCTCACCGGTGGAACGCGGCACCTGTTCGGCGCGGACGAGTTCGCGGCGATGAAGGACACCGCGTACCTGGTGAACATAGCGCGCGGCGGACTCGTCGACACGGATGCCCTGTTGGAGGCGCTGCGCTCCGGCACGATCGCGGGCGTGGGCATCGATGTGACGGACCCGGAACCGCTGCCGGACGGCCATCCCCTCTGGGACGAGCCGAACGTGATCATCACGCCGCACCAGGCGGACACCCCCGAGATGACGGCCCCGCTGCTCGCCGAGCGCATCCGTCTGAACGTCCACGCCTTCCTCGACGACGGCCGGTTCGTGGGGGTGGTCGACCCGTCGGCAGGGTACTGA
- the dnaG gene encoding DNA primase: MAGRIRQSDIEEVKARTNIGDIVGDYVSLKTGGVGALKGLCPFHDEKSPSFYVRPGVGRYHCFGCGEGGDVYEFLLKMDHVSFTDAVERLAARIGYQLHYEEGGGGPSESSGNRARLLAANAAAEEFFRDRLSAPDADPGRRFLGERGFDAAAAAHFGVGFAPKSWDELTKHLRGKGFSQEELLTAGLVSQGDRGVYDRFRGRLIWPIRDVTGQTIGFGARRLLDDDKGPKYLNTPETPVYKKAQVLYGLDLAKRDISRQDQVVVVEGYTDVMACHLAGITTAVATCGTSFGVDHIKVIRRVMGDDNSQGSVIFTFDPDAAGQKAASRAFGEEQRFSAQTYVAVGPDGLDPCDLRLAQGDVAVRRMIDARKPMFEFMIRRTVERFDLDSVEGRAAALRAGAPIVATIRDPASQNGYTRELARLSGADLQDAIRAVRAAQRGSGSRDGSRDGTRDDGRSRSYPGGDGPSGSAEQPRPLAQADLTDPTQRTERESLMVLLQLPDEVGQERAARAVQVPFVNPTHAVVRDAIASQLATLEQPGWVDRVLAEVPQAYAPTVNALAVAELPQGGDPGRYARSIVDGLIDRDLLREKAELTSRLGRTEDPELRRQISLAMVAIESERRRLRGE, encoded by the coding sequence ATGGCAGGCCGGATTCGACAGAGCGACATCGAAGAGGTCAAAGCCCGCACCAACATCGGCGACATCGTCGGCGACTACGTCAGTCTCAAGACCGGCGGCGTCGGCGCACTCAAGGGCCTCTGCCCGTTCCACGACGAGAAGAGCCCCAGCTTTTACGTGCGCCCGGGCGTCGGCCGCTACCACTGCTTCGGCTGCGGCGAAGGCGGCGACGTCTACGAGTTCCTGCTCAAGATGGACCACGTCTCGTTCACGGACGCGGTCGAGCGGCTTGCCGCGCGCATCGGCTACCAGCTCCACTACGAGGAGGGCGGCGGCGGCCCCTCCGAGAGCTCCGGCAACCGCGCCCGCCTGCTCGCGGCGAACGCCGCGGCGGAGGAGTTCTTCCGCGACCGCCTGTCCGCCCCGGATGCCGACCCCGGCCGCCGATTCCTCGGTGAGCGCGGCTTCGACGCAGCGGCGGCGGCTCACTTCGGCGTGGGGTTCGCCCCGAAGAGCTGGGACGAGCTGACCAAGCACCTCCGCGGCAAGGGCTTCAGTCAGGAGGAGCTGCTGACCGCCGGGCTCGTCTCGCAGGGCGATCGCGGTGTCTACGACCGCTTCCGCGGCCGGCTGATCTGGCCCATCCGCGACGTCACCGGCCAGACCATCGGCTTCGGCGCGCGCCGCCTGCTCGACGACGACAAGGGCCCGAAGTACCTCAACACCCCCGAGACCCCCGTCTACAAGAAGGCGCAGGTGCTCTACGGGCTGGATCTGGCCAAGCGTGACATCTCGCGACAGGACCAGGTCGTCGTGGTCGAGGGCTACACGGACGTCATGGCGTGCCACCTCGCCGGGATCACGACCGCGGTCGCCACCTGCGGCACCTCGTTCGGCGTCGACCACATCAAGGTGATCCGCCGCGTGATGGGCGACGACAACAGCCAGGGTTCGGTCATCTTCACGTTCGACCCGGACGCGGCGGGCCAGAAGGCGGCCTCCCGCGCGTTCGGCGAAGAGCAGCGGTTCTCCGCGCAGACCTACGTCGCGGTCGGACCGGACGGCCTCGACCCGTGCGATCTGCGGCTGGCCCAGGGGGATGTGGCGGTGCGCCGCATGATCGACGCACGCAAGCCGATGTTCGAGTTCATGATCCGCCGTACCGTCGAGCGCTTCGACCTCGACTCGGTCGAGGGCCGGGCGGCCGCCTTGCGCGCGGGTGCGCCCATCGTGGCGACGATCCGCGACCCCGCATCGCAGAACGGCTACACCCGCGAACTCGCGCGGCTCTCGGGAGCAGACCTGCAGGACGCCATTCGCGCCGTCCGGGCCGCCCAGCGAGGCTCCGGTTCACGCGACGGCTCGCGCGACGGAACCCGCGACGACGGCCGCAGCCGCTCGTACCCGGGCGGCGACGGCCCGTCCGGCTCCGCCGAGCAGCCGCGTCCTCTCGCGCAGGCCGACCTCACCGATCCGACGCAGCGGACCGAGCGCGAGAGCCTCATGGTGCTGCTGCAGCTGCCCGACGAGGTCGGCCAGGAGCGGGCGGCGCGCGCCGTGCAGGTCCCGTTCGTCAACCCGACCCACGCCGTGGTGCGCGACGCGATCGCGAGTCAGCTCGCCACCCTCGAACAGCCGGGCTGGGTGGATCGGGTGCTCGCCGAGGTGCCGCAGGCGTATGCCCCGACGGTCAACGCGCTGGCTGTTGCGGAGCTCCCGCAGGGTGGCGACCCGGGGCGCTACGCACGATCCATCGTCGATGGCCTCATCGACCGCGACCTGCTCCGCGAGAAGGCGGAACTGACCTCGCGCCTCGGCCGCACCGAAGACCCGGAGCTGCGCCGCCAGATCTCGCTCGCCATGGTCGCGATCGAGAGCGAACGGCGCCGGCTGCGCGGCGAATAG
- a CDS encoding ABC transporter permease has translation MSTASVTSRKRSLWDRLPVVHQLRQSVGLQRGMLVVGLVLTALFILTAIFASVIAPYGFAQSKADGKSFGAQQPPSAAHIWGTTSGGYDVFSRVIWGAQTAILVIIIAVLLSIFLGVLLGLVSGYFGGWLDRVLVVICDAIYAFPSLLLAIVMAIAISGGQSSLWGGILAAAISITVVYIPQYFRVIRSEVVRIKAEAYVESARVVGASNSRIMFRHVLRNSTRTLPLIFTLNSSEAILTLAGLGFLGFGIEPTAAAEWGYDLNKAVDDVTSGIWWTSIYPGLAIVLVVLGITLVGESLNDLADPRLRGRRRAAAASGEVAETSVVPGGTLTAGPGGVDGLEGGESFDEHGIEVRP, from the coding sequence ATGTCGACCGCATCAGTGACCTCCCGCAAGCGTTCCCTCTGGGACCGCCTGCCCGTCGTCCACCAGCTCCGCCAGAGCGTCGGCCTGCAGCGCGGAATGCTCGTGGTGGGCCTCGTGCTCACCGCGCTGTTCATCCTGACGGCGATCTTCGCCTCCGTGATCGCGCCGTACGGGTTCGCGCAGTCGAAGGCGGACGGGAAGTCGTTCGGCGCGCAGCAGCCGCCGAGCGCCGCGCACATCTGGGGCACCACGTCCGGCGGCTACGACGTGTTCTCGCGGGTGATCTGGGGAGCGCAGACCGCGATCCTCGTCATCATCATCGCCGTGCTCCTGTCGATCTTCCTCGGCGTGCTGCTCGGACTCGTCTCCGGCTACTTCGGCGGCTGGCTCGACCGCGTGCTCGTCGTCATCTGCGATGCGATCTACGCCTTCCCGTCGCTGCTGCTCGCGATCGTCATGGCCATCGCGATCAGCGGCGGGCAGTCGAGCCTGTGGGGCGGCATCCTGGCGGCGGCGATCTCGATCACCGTCGTCTACATCCCGCAGTACTTCCGAGTGATCCGCTCGGAGGTCGTCCGGATCAAGGCGGAGGCGTACGTCGAGTCGGCGCGGGTCGTCGGCGCGAGCAACAGCCGGATCATGTTCCGGCACGTGCTGCGCAATTCGACCAGGACGCTCCCGCTGATCTTCACCCTGAACTCGTCGGAGGCCATCCTCACGCTCGCCGGCCTCGGCTTCCTCGGCTTCGGCATCGAGCCGACCGCCGCCGCCGAGTGGGGCTACGACCTCAACAAGGCCGTGGATGACGTGACCAGCGGGATCTGGTGGACCTCCATCTACCCGGGTCTCGCCATCGTGCTGGTCGTGCTGGGCATCACCCTGGTGGGCGAGAGCCTCAACGACCTGGCCGACCCGCGTCTCCGCGGCCGCCGCCGCGCCGCTGCGGCCTCCGGAGAGGTCGCCGAGACCTCGGTCGTCCCCGGCGGCACTCTGACGGCCGGCCCCGGAGGGGTCGACGGACTCGAGGGCGGCGAATCGTTCGACGAGCACGGAATCGAGGTGCGTCCATGA
- a CDS encoding DUF4282 domain-containing protein, giving the protein MSTALPPSDGDRPAEGESTETAGTPPEGTGAATPAAGGGATAGSGMTRTPRTTGSSTTRTAKTTAAKTTGAKTTGAKSAASSTAGAPAARSTKPRATKSAASQIPETDPSNDAAAPTGETTAPAAARKPAAKKPATPRTRRTTAKPTPIAPEGEAPDIMDATLGAREPLAPSSGSSRSRSASARDTSTSPAEPLIEESTGTAEASDDTGAAATKRLPTAEELYARPTSTDQGAAAVAAAAAAVDTTTSAGTAPSAGVPADTPTERLDADTTDTDQEAAVDTTTVSETGDEPTNASEPPAAPAAPAAAAPSAPVGATAVGASATTVDGGTADGATADSATTGAPGAHSTPGRTVGDLADRLDDSRFFSSLFDFTFTNYVTRKLAGPVYVVGLVLIALGIIVGFANSLTSAIATHAPIGAFVFLFGVLITLVGAMLSVLLLRVGIEVFCAIIEIAQNTRRRRPPGE; this is encoded by the coding sequence ATGAGCACCGCACTACCACCGTCCGACGGCGACCGCCCCGCAGAGGGGGAGTCGACGGAGACGGCCGGCACCCCACCGGAGGGGACCGGAGCCGCCACGCCGGCGGCGGGCGGCGGTGCGACCGCGGGCTCGGGCATGACCCGGACCCCGCGAACGACCGGCTCCTCGACGACCCGAACGGCCAAGACGACTGCGGCCAAGACGACCGGGGCCAAGACGACCGGGGCCAAGTCCGCCGCGTCGTCCACCGCGGGTGCGCCCGCAGCACGGTCGACCAAGCCACGGGCGACGAAGAGCGCCGCGTCGCAGATCCCTGAGACCGACCCGTCGAACGATGCCGCCGCCCCGACCGGCGAGACGACTGCGCCTGCGGCTGCGCGAAAGCCCGCGGCCAAGAAGCCCGCGACGCCTCGAACCCGCCGGACGACCGCGAAGCCCACCCCGATCGCACCGGAGGGCGAAGCACCCGACATCATGGATGCGACCCTCGGTGCCCGCGAGCCGCTCGCGCCCAGCAGCGGGTCGAGTCGGAGCCGCAGCGCGTCGGCCCGTGACACCTCCACCTCGCCCGCCGAGCCCCTGATCGAGGAGAGCACGGGCACTGCCGAGGCGTCCGACGACACCGGCGCCGCGGCGACCAAGCGTCTCCCGACGGCCGAAGAACTCTACGCGCGACCCACATCCACCGATCAGGGTGCGGCTGCTGTGGCCGCTGCCGCAGCAGCCGTCGATACGACTACCTCCGCGGGCACGGCGCCTTCCGCCGGCGTGCCCGCAGACACTCCGACCGAGCGGCTCGATGCCGACACGACCGACACCGACCAGGAGGCCGCTGTGGACACGACGACGGTGAGCGAGACGGGCGACGAACCCACGAACGCCTCCGAACCGCCCGCAGCCCCCGCCGCGCCTGCGGCAGCCGCGCCGAGTGCCCCCGTCGGAGCCACCGCTGTAGGAGCGAGCGCCACAACCGTCGACGGCGGCACCGCCGACGGCGCGACCGCCGACTCCGCGACGACCGGAGCCCCCGGCGCACACTCCACCCCCGGCCGCACGGTCGGCGACCTCGCCGACCGCCTGGACGACTCGCGGTTCTTCTCCTCCCTGTTCGACTTCACGTTCACGAATTACGTCACGCGCAAGCTCGCCGGTCCGGTGTACGTCGTCGGGCTCGTCCTGATCGCGCTCGGCATCATCGTCGGCTTCGCCAACTCGCTCACCTCGGCGATCGCGACGCACGCGCCGATCGGTGCGTTCGTGTTCCTGTTCGGCGTCCTCATCACCCTCGTCGGGGCGATGCTGAGCGTGCTCCTGCTGCGCGTGGGCATCGAGGTGTTCTGCGCCATCATCGAGATCGCCCAGAACACGCGTCGCCGCCGCCCGCCGGGGGAGTGA
- a CDS encoding ABC transporter ATP-binding protein, with protein MSDVVQIKDLSVSFSTDAGAVKAVDGVSLNVAPGEVLAIVGESGSGKTVTAKTILGLLPETATASGAVILRSRDGKTEADIVSIGKSKLREVRGTDVAMVFQEPSTALNPVYPVGWQIAEGLRAHGKLSKKEARERAVEILGRVGIPEPEKRVKYYPHQFSGGQKQRIVIAMALVLNPGLIVADEPTTALDVTVQAEILDLLRRCRDEFGAAIVLITHNMGVVADLADRVAVMYQGKLVEQADVRTLFSSPQADYTRKLLAAVPKIGQGLIATQDRAIARAERPIEAPVVQARDLRIQYPGRLGRPGFVAVDGVSFEIRPGEVLGLVGESGSGKTTIGRAIAGLNKVTGGSLEVLGIEMNGVRERRFRKVRSDIGFVFQDPASSFNPLLTIAECVAEPLVVHGRASSATEARRRVDELLEAVQLPRAYGDRYPHELSGGQRQRASLARALALEPSLLIADEPTSALDVSVQARVLELFADLQREFGFASLFISHDLAVVDILADRIAVLHRGKLVEEGTGAEVLGNPREAYTQRLLASLPVPDPVEQADRREALRELQAESA; from the coding sequence ATGAGCGACGTCGTACAGATCAAGGACTTGTCGGTCTCCTTCTCCACCGACGCCGGCGCCGTGAAGGCGGTCGACGGGGTGAGCCTCAACGTCGCCCCCGGCGAGGTGCTCGCCATCGTCGGCGAGTCGGGCTCGGGCAAGACGGTCACCGCCAAGACCATCCTCGGACTGCTGCCCGAGACGGCGACGGCATCGGGTGCGGTCATCCTGCGCAGCCGCGATGGCAAGACGGAGGCGGACATCGTCTCCATCGGCAAGAGCAAGCTGCGCGAGGTGCGCGGCACCGACGTGGCCATGGTGTTCCAGGAGCCGTCGACGGCGCTGAACCCGGTCTATCCCGTCGGCTGGCAGATCGCGGAAGGTCTGCGGGCACACGGCAAGCTGTCGAAGAAGGAGGCGCGGGAGCGCGCCGTCGAGATCCTCGGCCGGGTCGGCATCCCGGAGCCGGAGAAGCGGGTCAAGTACTACCCGCACCAGTTCTCCGGCGGCCAGAAGCAGCGCATCGTCATCGCGATGGCGCTCGTGCTGAACCCCGGGCTGATCGTGGCGGACGAGCCGACGACCGCTCTGGATGTGACGGTCCAGGCCGAGATCCTCGACCTGCTGCGACGTTGTCGCGACGAGTTCGGGGCCGCCATCGTGCTCATCACCCACAACATGGGCGTCGTCGCCGACCTGGCGGACCGCGTCGCGGTCATGTACCAGGGCAAGCTGGTCGAGCAGGCGGATGTGCGGACGCTGTTCTCCTCCCCGCAGGCCGACTACACGCGCAAGCTGCTCGCCGCTGTGCCGAAGATCGGACAGGGCCTGATCGCCACGCAGGACCGCGCCATCGCCCGGGCCGAGCGCCCGATCGAGGCGCCGGTCGTCCAGGCGCGCGATCTGCGCATCCAGTACCCCGGGCGGCTCGGCCGCCCCGGGTTCGTGGCCGTCGACGGGGTCTCGTTCGAGATCCGTCCGGGCGAGGTGCTCGGCCTTGTCGGCGAGTCCGGCTCGGGCAAGACGACCATCGGGCGGGCCATCGCGGGCCTCAACAAGGTCACCGGCGGGTCGCTCGAAGTGCTCGGGATCGAGATGAACGGCGTCCGCGAGCGGCGGTTCCGCAAGGTGCGGAGCGACATCGGGTTCGTGTTCCAGGACCCGGCGTCGAGCTTCAATCCGCTGCTCACGATCGCCGAGTGCGTCGCCGAGCCGCTCGTCGTCCACGGTCGCGCGAGCTCGGCCACCGAGGCCCGTCGCCGCGTCGACGAGCTGTTGGAGGCGGTCCAGCTGCCGCGCGCGTACGGCGACCGGTATCCGCACGAGCTGTCCGGCGGTCAGCGGCAGCGCGCCAGCCTGGCGCGTGCGCTCGCGCTGGAGCCGAGCCTCCTGATCGCCGACGAGCCGACCTCCGCACTCGACGTCTCGGTGCAGGCGCGCGTGCTGGAGCTCTTCGCCGACCTGCAGCGGGAGTTCGGGTTCGCGTCGCTGTTCATCAGCCACGACCTCGCCGTCGTCGACATTCTCGCCGACCGGATCGCGGTACTGCACCGCGGAAAGCTCGTCGAGGAGGGGACCGGCGCCGAGGTGCTCGGCAACCCGCGCGAGGCGTACACCCAGCGGCTTCTCGCCTCCCTGCCCGTCCCGGACCCGGTCGAACAGGCCGACCGGCGCGAGGCGCTGCGGGAGTTGCAGGCGGAGAGCGCCTAG
- a CDS encoding ABC transporter substrate-binding protein produces the protein MTSAHNGGRRLLAVSAAFAAAALVLAGCSGNNNGSGGGGGGAITVGTTDKITSIDPAGSYDNGSFAVMNQVYPFLLNTPYGSPDVKPDIAESADFTSPTEYTVKLKPGLKFANGHDLTSSDVKFTFDRQIKINDPNGPASLLANLDSVSAPDKTTVVFTLKVPNDQTFPQVLSSPAGPIVDEQVFSADKVTPDNTIVKGHPFAGQYDITSYDFNNLIAYKAYSGYKGLLGKPATDKVNVKYYAESSNLKLDIQKAAIDVAFRSLSATDVASLENNNKVKVVKGPGGETRYIVFNFNTQPFGATTPEADAKKALAVRQAAADLVDRSAIADQVYKGTYTPLYSFVPDGLTGATTVLKELYGDGNGGPSLDKAKQTLQAAGVSTPVSLNLQYNPDHYGPSSGDEYALVKEQLENGGLFKVNLQSTEWVQYSKDRTKDVYPAYQLGWFPDYSDADNYLSPFFIKENFLANHYDNPEVQDLIAKQAGTTDKAERTKLIEEIQAKVGADLSTLPLLQGSQIAVVAKGVSGADKTLDPSFKFRYAALSK, from the coding sequence ATGACATCCGCACACAACGGCGGACGGCGCCTGCTCGCCGTATCCGCCGCGTTCGCGGCCGCGGCACTGGTGCTCGCCGGCTGCTCCGGGAACAACAACGGCTCGGGCGGCGGCGGCGGTGGCGCCATCACCGTCGGCACCACCGACAAGATCACGTCGATCGACCCCGCCGGTTCGTACGACAACGGCTCGTTCGCCGTCATGAACCAGGTCTACCCGTTCCTTCTGAACACCCCGTACGGCAGCCCGGACGTCAAGCCGGACATCGCCGAGAGCGCCGACTTCACCTCGCCGACCGAGTACACGGTCAAGCTCAAGCCGGGACTGAAGTTCGCCAACGGACACGACCTCACCTCGTCGGACGTAAAGTTCACCTTCGACCGCCAGATCAAGATCAACGACCCCAACGGCCCGGCATCGCTGCTTGCCAACCTGGACAGCGTCTCGGCGCCGGACAAGACCACGGTCGTCTTCACGCTCAAGGTCCCGAACGACCAGACCTTCCCACAGGTGCTCTCCAGCCCCGCCGGTCCGATCGTGGATGAGCAGGTCTTCTCGGCCGACAAGGTCACGCCCGACAACACCATCGTCAAGGGCCACCCGTTCGCCGGTCAGTACGACATCACGAGCTACGACTTCAACAACCTGATCGCCTACAAGGCGTACTCCGGGTACAAGGGTCTGCTCGGCAAGCCCGCGACCGACAAGGTCAACGTCAAGTACTACGCCGAGTCGTCGAACCTGAAGCTCGACATTCAGAAGGCCGCGATCGACGTCGCCTTCCGCAGCCTCTCGGCCACCGACGTCGCGAGCCTCGAGAACAACAACAAGGTCAAGGTCGTGAAGGGACCGGGTGGCGAGACCCGCTACATCGTGTTCAACTTCAACACCCAGCCGTTCGGTGCGACCACGCCGGAGGCCGACGCGAAGAAGGCCCTCGCCGTGCGTCAGGCGGCGGCCGACCTCGTCGACCGCTCGGCCATCGCCGACCAGGTCTACAAGGGCACCTACACCCCGCTGTACTCGTTCGTCCCGGACGGCCTGACCGGCGCCACCACGGTGCTCAAGGAGCTGTACGGCGACGGCAACGGCGGCCCCAGCCTCGACAAGGCGAAGCAGACCCTCCAGGCGGCCGGCGTCTCGACCCCGGTCTCGCTGAACCTCCAGTACAACCCGGACCACTACGGCCCGTCCTCCGGTGACGAATACGCCCTGGTCAAGGAGCAGCTGGAGAACGGCGGCCTGTTCAAGGTCAACCTGCAGTCGACCGAGTGGGTGCAGTACTCGAAGGACCGCACGAAGGACGTCTACCCGGCGTACCAGCTCGGCTGGTTCCCGGACTACTCGGACGCCGACAACTACCTGTCGCCGTTCTTCATCAAGGAGAACTTCCTGGCGAACCACTACGACAACCCGGAGGTCCAGGACCTCATCGCGAAGCAGGCGGGCACGACCGACAAGGCCGAGCGCACCAAGCTGATCGAGGAGATCCAGGCCAAGGTCGGGGCGGACCTCAGCACGCTTCCGCTGCTGCAGGGTTCGCAGATCGCGGTCGTCGCGAAGGGTGTCTCGGGCGCCGACAAGACGCTCGACCCGTCGTTCAAGTTCCGCTACGCGGCTCTCTCGAAGTAA
- a CDS encoding ATP-binding cassette domain-containing protein, translating into MSSDPAIVVSDLSVEYPARGPSASCVALRGVSFRLEQGQVLGVLGETGSGKSTLAQVLSGRVLPPRASDPGPRISGGEASVLGHPLRKARKRDLAEVTFHVGYLPQEAAATLEPSLSVQDNVTLPIFERDERYPRRTAGARAATMLDTVHLPLSVLNKYPYELSSGQRQRVALARALVLGPTILVADEPTAGIDATVRDAVIDLLGQLRGHPDFSAVVVSHDLAVLRRATDVSLVLQGGRPVGYGPIEQVLADPTHPFVAGLARALKPPAQRTERRPQRGATRRATAESTGAVEQHGVETR; encoded by the coding sequence GTGAGTTCCGACCCCGCCATCGTCGTCAGCGACCTGTCCGTCGAATACCCTGCGCGGGGCCCGAGCGCGTCATGCGTGGCCCTGCGCGGGGTGAGCTTCCGCCTCGAGCAGGGGCAGGTGCTCGGCGTGCTGGGGGAGACCGGCTCCGGTAAGAGCACGCTCGCGCAGGTGCTGTCCGGACGAGTCCTCCCTCCGCGCGCATCCGATCCGGGCCCGAGGATCAGCGGGGGAGAGGCGTCCGTCCTCGGTCACCCGCTGCGGAAGGCGCGCAAGCGCGACCTGGCCGAGGTGACCTTCCACGTCGGCTACCTGCCGCAGGAGGCCGCCGCGACCCTGGAGCCGTCGCTCAGCGTGCAGGACAACGTCACGCTCCCGATCTTCGAGCGCGACGAGCGGTATCCGCGGCGGACGGCGGGCGCCCGGGCGGCGACCATGCTCGACACCGTGCACCTGCCGCTCAGTGTGCTCAACAAGTACCCGTACGAGCTGAGCTCGGGGCAGCGGCAGCGCGTCGCCCTGGCGCGGGCGCTCGTGCTCGGGCCGACCATCCTGGTCGCCGACGAGCCGACCGCCGGGATCGACGCGACCGTGCGCGACGCGGTCATCGACCTGCTCGGGCAGCTGCGCGGGCATCCCGACTTCTCGGCGGTCGTGGTGAGTCACGATCTTGCCGTGCTGCGGCGGGCGACGGATGTGTCGCTCGTGCTGCAGGGCGGCCGGCCGGTGGGCTACGGACCGATTGAGCAGGTGCTCGCCGACCCGACGCATCCCTTCGTCGCCGGTCTCGCACGCGCGCTGAAGCCGCCGGCGCAGCGGACGGAGCGGCGACCCCAGCGCGGGGCGACCCGGCGCGCGACGGCGGAGAGCACGGGAGCGGTCGAACAGCACGGAGTGGAGACGCGATGA